The following proteins are encoded in a genomic region of Rhodoferax aquaticus:
- a CDS encoding DMT family transporter, with amino-acid sequence MTQRLTPTAALLLVIPPLLWSGNAVVGRLVSPLVSPMTLNLLRWAIALVLLLPFAAHVLRRDSVLWPQWRRFAALSFFSIGAYNALLYLALNTSTPINVTLVGASTPVWMLLIGRLFFKAPISQRQCWGAVLSVAGVVLVLSRGQWALLLNLRLVVGDLYVLMASCAWAYYSWMLSRPSPESASLRADWSAFLMGQIVFGLGWCLASTGVEWTATPAHIEWGWPLISALAFIAVGPAVIAYASWGAGVARAGPAVAGFFINLTPLFTALLSAAFLGEAPQLFHGLAFALIVSGIVLSTQRKG; translated from the coding sequence ATGACCCAACGCCTCACCCCGACTGCAGCTCTTCTTCTCGTAATTCCACCGCTCCTATGGTCAGGTAACGCTGTGGTGGGGCGCTTGGTAAGTCCACTGGTCTCGCCCATGACACTCAACCTGCTGCGCTGGGCCATTGCCTTGGTGCTTTTGTTGCCCTTTGCCGCGCATGTGTTGCGACGCGACAGTGTGCTGTGGCCGCAGTGGCGGCGCTTTGCCGCCCTGAGCTTTTTTAGTATTGGGGCTTACAACGCCTTGCTCTATCTGGCGCTGAACACCTCTACACCCATCAACGTCACCCTGGTCGGCGCCAGCACACCGGTATGGATGCTGCTCATTGGTCGGCTGTTCTTTAAGGCCCCCATTAGCCAAAGGCAATGCTGGGGTGCCGTTCTGTCTGTAGCGGGCGTGGTCTTGGTGCTGTCCCGTGGGCAATGGGCCTTGCTACTCAACCTGCGTTTGGTCGTGGGCGACTTGTATGTCCTGATGGCTTCGTGCGCTTGGGCTTACTACAGCTGGATGCTCTCGCGCCCAAGCCCCGAGTCAGCCTCCTTGCGGGCCGATTGGTCGGCCTTTTTAATGGGGCAAATTGTGTTTGGCTTAGGCTGGTGCCTAGCCTCCACGGGAGTGGAGTGGACCGCAACGCCTGCCCATATTGAATGGGGTTGGCCCCTGATCTCTGCCTTGGCCTTTATCGCGGTAGGGCCTGCAGTGATTGCCTATGCGTCTTGGGGCGCTGGGGTAGCGCGTGCGGGGCCAGCGGTTGCCGGCTTTTTTATCAACCTCACGCCCTTGTTCACAGCCTTGCTCTCCGCTGCATTTTTGGGAGAGGCGCCACAACTTTTTCACGGTCTGGCGTTTGCTTTGATTGTCTCTGGCATCGTCTTGTCCACCCAGCGCAAAGGGTGA
- a CDS encoding ROK family protein, translating to MITCFDIGGSSIKVAVAHSPDKVVAGRTLPTPLHDFEAFVATMQTLIADGPPAAHQLVSISICGVVDPETGALKCANIPCIDGRTLDQDLEHRLGCVVLVANDADCFTMAEAVAGAGRGHRVVFGAILGTGVGGGLVIDGTLLTGAGGYAGEWGHGPITATQAGNPAVDVPRFACGCGQVGCVDAVGGARGLERLHAHLHSTTLRSTDIMAQWLNPQDAHHAQACQTMDCYVDLVAEPLALVVNVVGASVIPVGGGLSNVKPLLSRLDSAVRARILRTTHAPLVVPSQCTVEPGLIGAGILGLNKAQA from the coding sequence ATGATTACTTGTTTTGACATTGGCGGCTCTTCCATCAAAGTGGCCGTGGCCCACAGCCCCGACAAGGTCGTGGCCGGGCGAACACTGCCGACCCCCTTGCATGACTTTGAGGCCTTCGTGGCCACCATGCAGACGCTAATCGCCGATGGCCCACCAGCGGCCCACCAGCTCGTCTCTATCTCGATTTGCGGGGTGGTCGATCCCGAAACGGGTGCCCTCAAATGCGCCAACATTCCCTGCATTGACGGACGCACCTTAGACCAAGACCTGGAGCACCGTTTGGGCTGCGTGGTGCTGGTCGCCAACGACGCCGACTGCTTCACCATGGCAGAAGCCGTGGCTGGCGCAGGCCGAGGCCACCGTGTGGTGTTTGGTGCCATCTTGGGCACCGGCGTGGGCGGAGGCTTGGTGATTGACGGCACGTTGCTCACCGGCGCTGGTGGCTACGCGGGCGAGTGGGGCCATGGGCCTATCACTGCCACTCAGGCAGGCAACCCCGCGGTGGACGTACCGCGCTTTGCCTGTGGCTGCGGCCAGGTCGGTTGTGTGGATGCGGTAGGTGGCGCGCGTGGCTTGGAGCGGCTGCACGCACATTTGCACAGCACCACCCTGCGCAGCACCGACATCATGGCGCAGTGGCTCAACCCGCAAGATGCACACCACGCCCAGGCCTGCCAAACCATGGACTGCTATGTGGACTTGGTGGCCGAGCCGCTGGCCTTGGTGGTCAACGTGGTGGGGGCTTCGGTCATTCCTGTCGGGGGCGGCTTGTCCAACGTCAAGCCTTTGCTATCCCGACTCGACTCCGCTGTGCGCGCGCGCATTTTGCGCACCACGCACGCGCCTTTGGTGGTACCCAGCCAGTGCACCGTAGAGCCCGGCCTCATTGGCGCAGGCATTTTGGGTCTGAATAAGGCCCAGGCGTGA
- a CDS encoding DMT family transporter → MAGSIAFSGKAIIIKMAYRHGVDAVTLIMLRMVFALPFFLVIAWWASRPGKGPGGADPVALSHKDWLGIAGLGFTGYYLASFLDFAGLAYISASLERLVLYLNPTIVLLLGLLLYKRPIGRWQALGMAISYSGVLLVFGHEASLQGPDVALGAVLVFLSAVSYAIYLAYSGELVQRLGSLRLVGLATSIACVLCIGQFVLLRPVALVWELAPAVLWLSVLNATLCTVVPVLMVMMAIERIGPGLAAQVGMVGPMSTIAMGVLVLGEPFNSWIIAGTALVLAGVYVCTRKP, encoded by the coding sequence ATGGCCGGCTCCATTGCCTTTAGCGGCAAGGCCATCATCATCAAGATGGCCTACCGCCATGGGGTGGATGCGGTCACGCTCATCATGCTGCGCATGGTGTTTGCACTTCCCTTTTTTTTGGTGATTGCTTGGTGGGCGAGCCGACCAGGCAAAGGTCCTGGAGGTGCTGACCCAGTGGCGCTTTCCCACAAGGACTGGCTGGGCATTGCGGGGCTAGGGTTCACCGGGTATTACTTGGCGAGTTTTCTGGATTTTGCGGGGCTGGCCTATATCTCGGCCTCGCTGGAGCGTTTGGTGCTGTACCTGAACCCCACCATCGTGCTGCTCTTGGGGCTGCTGCTGTACAAGCGCCCCATTGGCCGTTGGCAAGCTCTGGGCATGGCCATTAGCTACAGCGGTGTGCTGCTGGTGTTTGGCCACGAGGCCAGCCTGCAAGGCCCCGATGTGGCGCTGGGTGCCGTTCTGGTGTTTTTGAGCGCGGTGAGTTATGCCATTTATCTGGCCTACAGCGGTGAGCTGGTGCAGCGCTTGGGCTCGCTGCGTTTGGTGGGTCTGGCCACCAGCATAGCCTGCGTGCTGTGTATCGGGCAGTTTGTGCTCTTGCGCCCGGTGGCTCTGGTGTGGGAGCTGGCGCCTGCGGTGCTATGGCTCTCGGTTTTGAATGCCACGCTTTGCACCGTGGTGCCGGTGCTCATGGTGATGATGGCCATTGAGCGCATTGGCCCGGGCTTGGCGGCCCAAGTGGGCATGGTGGGCCCCATGTCGACCATTGCCATGGGCGTGCTGGTGCTGGGTGAGCCCTTCAATAGCTGGATCATTGCGGGCACGGCCTTGGTGCTGGCTGGGGTGTACGTCTGCACCCGCAAGCCTTAG
- a CDS encoding MFS transporter has translation MSQAQVHGSPRQIRHAVWATRGMFAALGVLGGSWGVHIPSVKDHYGLEPSALSLVLVAAAIGAVASLLFAGRMIGRLGARNATALCAVTMAAMLGLVLHWPNYGVLLATMLLFGAAMSVYDVAINTEGSALEAAGGRPIMGGLHGMFSVGAMVGAALMSALLRLQLPASTQLAAVGVLVAVSVLVGSRWMLPTETAAPKAGEGARFAWPRGALLVIGLLIFTGMSAEGAVYDWCVLYLKQEVGMPQDQAALGYAAFSGAMAAMRFAADSFRHRFSERLLLQASGLVTAVAMAVVLLFALPWVSLVGFAIAGAGLAMVVPILYTAAARVPGTTPAAAIAAVSSIGYSGFMVGPPVIGAIAQHVSLTMAMGVVVLGAATLAAFAHRVPDKAP, from the coding sequence ATGAGCCAAGCGCAGGTGCATGGTTCGCCGCGGCAGATTCGCCATGCGGTTTGGGCCACACGGGGTATGTTTGCCGCGTTGGGCGTGCTGGGCGGCTCTTGGGGGGTGCACATCCCCTCCGTCAAAGACCACTATGGGTTGGAGCCTTCGGCCTTGTCGTTGGTCTTGGTTGCAGCAGCGATAGGCGCAGTGGCCTCCCTGCTGTTTGCGGGCCGAATGATTGGACGTTTGGGCGCGCGCAACGCGACTGCGCTGTGCGCGGTCACGATGGCTGCCATGCTGGGGCTGGTACTGCACTGGCCCAACTACGGCGTGCTGCTTGCGACCATGCTGCTATTTGGTGCGGCCATGAGTGTGTATGACGTTGCCATCAATACCGAAGGGTCAGCGCTCGAGGCAGCGGGTGGTCGGCCCATCATGGGGGGCCTGCATGGCATGTTTAGCGTAGGTGCCATGGTAGGCGCGGCCTTGATGTCGGCGCTGTTGCGACTGCAATTGCCCGCCAGTACTCAGCTTGCCGCTGTGGGGGTATTGGTTGCGGTCAGTGTGCTGGTCGGTTCGCGGTGGATGTTGCCTACAGAAACCGCAGCCCCCAAGGCCGGTGAAGGTGCGCGTTTTGCTTGGCCGCGTGGAGCGCTGCTCGTGATTGGCTTGCTGATATTCACCGGCATGAGCGCGGAGGGTGCTGTGTACGACTGGTGTGTGCTCTACCTCAAACAAGAGGTGGGCATGCCGCAAGACCAAGCCGCCTTGGGTTACGCAGCCTTCTCGGGGGCCATGGCCGCCATGCGTTTCGCAGCCGACAGCTTTCGCCACCGATTTAGTGAGCGCCTATTGCTGCAGGCCAGTGGTCTTGTGACAGCAGTCGCCATGGCAGTCGTGTTGCTGTTCGCGTTGCCGTGGGTGTCGCTTGTCGGGTTTGCGATTGCTGGCGCTGGCTTGGCGATGGTGGTGCCTATTTTGTACACCGCGGCAGCCCGCGTGCCAGGTACTACGCCTGCAGCGGCCATAGCGGCGGTGTCCTCCATTGGCTACAGCGGGTTTATGGTCGGGCCGCCCGTGATTGGGGCCATCGCACAACATGTTTCTTTGACCATGGCCATGGGGGTGGTCGTACTAGGTGCTGCCACGCTGGCTGCGTTTGCGCATCGCGTTCCTGACAAAGCACCGTGA
- a CDS encoding DUF808 domain-containing protein — MASSLLALIDDVAALLDDVALLTKVAAKKTAGVLGDDLALNAQQVAGVQADRELPVVWAVCRGSFMNKLILVPAALVISWLAPWAVTPLLMVGGAFLCFEGFEKLAHKYLSHSEDDAAHQAALRNALSDPAVDLVALEKDKIKGAVRTDFVLSAEIIAITLGTVQTQPWLTQVAVLSGIAVVMTVGVYGAVAGIVKLDDLGLYWSRKTAAGAWAQLQRRMGAAVLWAAPWLMKALSVAGTVAMFLVGGGILVHGMPWLHHAIEAWLGPVGTAQGMLANAVQSLGPVLADAVVGVLAGALVLLGVTAYQAVLKRFKG, encoded by the coding sequence ATGGCCAGCAGCCTTTTAGCCCTGATTGACGACGTTGCCGCCCTCTTGGATGACGTGGCCTTGCTGACCAAAGTGGCGGCCAAAAAAACTGCCGGTGTGTTGGGCGACGACTTGGCTTTAAACGCCCAGCAAGTGGCTGGGGTACAGGCCGACCGCGAGTTGCCCGTGGTGTGGGCGGTGTGCCGGGGTTCGTTTATGAACAAGCTGATTTTGGTGCCCGCCGCCTTGGTGATTAGCTGGCTGGCGCCTTGGGCGGTGACGCCACTGCTCATGGTGGGGGGCGCGTTCCTGTGCTTTGAAGGGTTTGAAAAGCTGGCCCACAAATACCTCAGCCATAGCGAAGACGATGCCGCGCACCAAGCCGCTTTGCGCAACGCGCTGAGCGACCCCGCAGTGGACCTTGTGGCCTTGGAAAAAGACAAGATCAAAGGCGCTGTGCGCACCGACTTTGTGCTGTCGGCAGAAATCATTGCTATCACTTTGGGCACCGTGCAAACCCAGCCTTGGCTCACGCAAGTGGCCGTGCTCAGCGGCATTGCGGTGGTCATGACCGTGGGGGTGTACGGCGCAGTGGCGGGCATTGTGAAGCTGGATGACCTGGGCCTGTACTGGAGCCGCAAAACCGCTGCGGGCGCATGGGCCCAATTACAACGGCGCATGGGTGCGGCGGTGCTGTGGGCGGCACCGTGGTTGATGAAGGCCCTGTCGGTGGCGGGCACCGTCGCCATGTTCTTGGTGGGTGGCGGCATCTTGGTGCATGGCATGCCGTGGCTGCACCATGCTATTGAAGCTTGGCTCGGCCCAGTGGGCACCGCCCAAGGCATGCTGGCCAACGCGGTCCAATCGCTTGGCCCGGTGCTGGCGGATGCCGTCGTGGGTGTGCTGGCAGGCGCCTTGGTTTTGCTGGGCGTGACGGCCTACCAGGCGGTTTTGAAGCGATTTAAGGGCTAA
- a CDS encoding AraC family transcriptional regulator gives MSKIAKFLDQELPPQCSQPAVAADDPDAPALALRLRRHLAHFITLAATGSLPLVPPPAQAHWAARGAGHFHLGAELFLQMQGYTEFRFPQGQVTLRAGEALLMPPKLLHDEWVGGDAHGPFANLVIYADSQAVSCHIANEAQPQRPGNLYLESCQHPDAARIEGWLVDATQAPTQDTHGLWPVQQRALVLTALSGVSRLLDAPEQLVSHEPPLFAKLRMHIQNRLGDVDLTVASLAEAVGCSADYLSHLYSQHTGEHLWQVVLRLRLARAARLLKEDDSAVKEIAWCCGFASSSHFIRCFKQQFGTTPKVYRAQALVS, from the coding sequence ATGTCAAAAATAGCAAAATTCTTAGATCAAGAATTGCCGCCGCAGTGCAGTCAACCCGCCGTAGCGGCCGACGACCCCGACGCACCCGCCTTAGCCCTGCGATTGCGCCGGCACTTGGCCCATTTCATCACCTTGGCAGCCACCGGCAGCTTGCCGCTAGTGCCCCCGCCTGCGCAAGCCCATTGGGCCGCGCGCGGGGCAGGCCATTTCCATTTAGGGGCCGAGCTGTTTTTACAGATGCAAGGCTATACCGAGTTTCGATTTCCGCAGGGGCAGGTCACGCTGCGGGCAGGCGAAGCCTTGCTCATGCCGCCAAAGCTGCTCCACGACGAATGGGTGGGGGGCGATGCCCACGGCCCCTTTGCGAACCTGGTGATCTACGCCGACAGCCAAGCCGTGTCGTGCCACATTGCCAATGAAGCCCAACCACAGCGGCCCGGCAACCTGTACCTAGAGTCGTGCCAGCACCCGGATGCAGCACGCATTGAAGGCTGGTTGGTCGATGCCACCCAGGCCCCCACCCAAGACACCCACGGGCTCTGGCCCGTGCAGCAGCGCGCCTTGGTACTGACCGCACTCAGCGGCGTGTCACGCCTCTTGGATGCGCCCGAGCAGCTGGTGTCCCACGAGCCCCCACTGTTTGCAAAATTGCGCATGCACATTCAAAACCGTCTGGGCGATGTTGACCTCACGGTGGCCAGCTTGGCAGAGGCTGTGGGTTGTAGTGCGGACTACCTTTCGCACCTGTACAGCCAGCACACGGGGGAGCACCTGTGGCAGGTGGTACTGCGCCTGCGTTTGGCGCGCGCGGCCCGTTTGCTCAAAGAGGATGACTCGGCGGTGAAGGAGATTGCTTGGTGCTGCGGGTTTGCCAGTTCCAGCCATTTCATTCGCTGCTTTAAGCAGCAGTTTGGGACTACGCCTAAGGTGTATCGGGCGCAGGCTTTGGTTTCCTGA
- a CDS encoding esterase-like activity of phytase family protein has protein sequence MFRFAFTSRAAAFALALSALTAQAQTEVTAVLAGHAAVPFNTTVAAPKEAGPLFATAGKFTAGNRLRSETLGSVPGISFVGDPKYPRASGGSLPIEGQSVQGFSGIVSLGKGEFLALTDNGFGSKINSQDALLMVHLVKADWASGKVTRQHTTFLRDPDRKVPFHINNENTSTRYLTGSDFDPESIQVVGNEWWIGDEFGPYILRVNHQGVVQGVIETVVGGKAYRGPDHYMNGRLPNYPGDAGFEVRRSGGFEPMAKSMDGKTMYPMFEWPLWDAATKAQESRNGKQFTRILELDIASQKYSERQWKYSFEENGNIAADFQMLDATTGLVIERDDATEGAGPGCPGEARTDCFTRPAKFKRIYKIDFAQTDADGFVKKVAYIDLTKISNPNKLAKVGPNEDNFVLPHLGPEGLAVVDAQHIVVVNDNNFPFSSGRTLGKPDDNELTLLNIKALIDAK, from the coding sequence ATGTTTCGTTTTGCATTCACATCCCGTGCTGCTGCCTTCGCACTGGCCCTCAGCGCACTGACCGCGCAAGCCCAAACCGAAGTCACCGCTGTCTTGGCGGGCCACGCGGCCGTGCCGTTCAACACCACCGTGGCTGCCCCTAAAGAAGCAGGCCCGCTGTTTGCCACTGCAGGCAAGTTCACCGCCGGCAACCGTCTACGCTCAGAAACCTTGGGCAGCGTGCCTGGCATCAGCTTTGTCGGTGACCCTAAGTACCCCCGCGCCTCAGGCGGCAGCTTGCCGATTGAAGGCCAATCGGTACAAGGTTTCTCTGGCATCGTGTCCTTGGGCAAGGGCGAGTTTTTGGCTCTGACTGACAACGGCTTTGGCAGCAAGATCAACTCCCAAGATGCCTTGCTCATGGTGCACTTGGTCAAGGCCGATTGGGCCAGCGGCAAGGTCACACGCCAACACACCACCTTTTTGCGTGACCCCGATCGCAAAGTGCCTTTCCACATCAACAACGAGAACACCAGCACCCGCTACCTGACCGGCTCTGACTTTGACCCCGAGTCCATCCAAGTGGTGGGCAACGAGTGGTGGATTGGCGACGAGTTTGGCCCTTACATCTTGCGTGTGAACCACCAAGGTGTGGTCCAAGGCGTGATTGAGACCGTGGTGGGCGGCAAAGCCTACCGTGGACCAGACCACTACATGAATGGTCGCCTGCCCAACTACCCCGGCGACGCTGGCTTTGAAGTGCGCCGTTCCGGCGGCTTTGAGCCCATGGCCAAGTCCATGGACGGCAAAACCATGTACCCCATGTTTGAGTGGCCTCTGTGGGATGCTGCTACCAAAGCCCAAGAAAGCCGCAATGGCAAGCAGTTCACCCGCATTTTGGAGCTAGACATTGCCAGCCAAAAATACAGCGAGCGCCAGTGGAAATACAGCTTTGAAGAAAACGGCAACATCGCCGCCGACTTCCAAATGCTGGACGCCACCACCGGCTTGGTGATTGAGCGTGACGACGCAACCGAAGGCGCAGGCCCTGGCTGCCCTGGTGAAGCCCGCACCGACTGCTTTACCCGCCCTGCCAAGTTCAAGCGCATTTACAAGATCGACTTCGCCCAAACCGACGCCGATGGTTTTGTCAAAAAAGTGGCCTACATTGACCTCACCAAAATCAGCAACCCCAACAAGCTGGCCAAGGTGGGCCCCAATGAAGACAACTTCGTATTGCCCCACCTCGGGCCAGAAGGTCTCGCAGTGGTGGATGCCCAGCACATTGTGGTGGTGAACGACAACAACTTCCCCTTCTCCTCGGGCCGCACCTTGGGCAAGCCGGATGACAACGAGCTCACGCTCTTGAACATCAAAGCCTTGATCGACGCGAAGTAA
- a CDS encoding SDR family oxidoreductase — protein sequence MDLGLQGKWALVCGASKGLGLGCAQALVQEGVNVLIVARGEALLAQAASNLIANHAQSTGASVLFCAQDITTVAGREAVFAVRKDFDIVVTNAGGPPTGDFRDWDRDAWIKAVDANMLTPIELIKATVDGMAARGFGRIVNITSSSVKSPIDILGLSNGARSGLTGFVAGVARSSLAAKGVTINNLLPGKFDTDRIAATVQATANKSGKSVEEIRASQQAQIPMGRYGTPQEFGQVCAFLCSQQAAYMTGQNVLLDGGAYSGTF from the coding sequence ATGGATTTGGGACTGCAGGGCAAATGGGCGCTGGTGTGCGGCGCGAGCAAAGGTTTGGGACTAGGCTGCGCGCAGGCACTGGTGCAAGAGGGGGTGAATGTGCTCATTGTGGCCAGGGGCGAAGCGCTGCTTGCGCAAGCTGCTTCAAATTTGATAGCTAACCACGCACAATCTACGGGCGCTAGTGTGCTTTTTTGTGCCCAAGACATCACCACGGTGGCGGGGCGTGAGGCCGTGTTTGCGGTGCGCAAAGACTTTGACATTGTGGTGACCAACGCGGGTGGGCCGCCTACGGGGGATTTTCGAGACTGGGACCGGGACGCATGGATCAAAGCGGTGGACGCCAATATGCTGACCCCCATCGAGCTCATCAAAGCCACGGTAGACGGCATGGCAGCACGTGGCTTTGGGCGCATTGTGAACATCACCTCCAGCTCGGTGAAGTCGCCCATTGATATCTTGGGTTTGTCCAACGGCGCACGCAGTGGCTTGACCGGTTTTGTCGCCGGTGTCGCCCGCTCTAGTTTGGCGGCCAAGGGCGTGACCATCAACAACCTTTTGCCAGGCAAGTTTGACACCGACCGCATTGCGGCCACGGTGCAGGCAACGGCTAATAAAAGTGGCAAATCGGTGGAAGAAATCCGCGCAAGCCAGCAGGCACAGATTCCGATGGGGCGCTATGGCACGCCTCAGGAGTTTGGTCAGGTGTGTGCCTTTTTGTGCAGCCAGCAGGCGGCTTATATGACGGGGCAGAATGTGTTGTTGGATGGGGGGGCTTACTCGGGGACTTTCTAG
- a CDS encoding copper homeostasis protein CutC, translating to MSTLHPPVRAPLVEVCVDSAAGLAAAIAGGADRIELCSALAVGGLTPTAGLMALAAQSPVPVYAMVRPHPGDFVFTAADVDAMRHDIDTVRALGLAGVVLGANLADGQLDGATLHTLRQHAQGLGATLHRAFDMVPHIADAVEMAVQLRFERILSSGRAATALAGLPDLALTCQAAAGRISVMPGSGVRPDNVASLRAALPDVYEVHGACTLAAPYVHQRAIDLGFCQPLMRHTSAHEVRAMKAAVLT from the coding sequence GTGAGCACCCTGCATCCGCCAGTGCGTGCCCCTCTGGTTGAAGTCTGCGTGGACTCTGCGGCAGGCTTAGCGGCAGCCATTGCGGGTGGGGCTGACCGCATAGAGCTGTGCAGTGCGCTCGCCGTGGGCGGCCTCACACCCACCGCCGGCCTCATGGCGCTGGCGGCCCAAAGCCCGGTGCCGGTGTATGCCATGGTGCGGCCCCACCCGGGCGACTTCGTCTTTACTGCGGCCGATGTGGACGCCATGCGCCATGACATCGACACCGTGCGGGCTTTGGGCCTGGCCGGAGTGGTGCTGGGGGCCAACCTGGCCGATGGGCAGCTTGATGGTGCCACGCTGCACACCCTGCGCCAGCACGCCCAGGGCTTGGGTGCCACGCTGCACCGCGCCTTTGACATGGTGCCCCATATCGCCGACGCCGTAGAGATGGCCGTGCAACTCCGGTTTGAACGTATCTTGAGCTCTGGACGTGCCGCCACTGCGCTGGCGGGCTTGCCTGATTTGGCCCTGACCTGCCAAGCCGCAGCAGGCCGCATCAGTGTGATGCCGGGCTCAGGCGTTCGGCCAGACAACGTGGCAAGCCTGCGCGCTGCGCTGCCCGATGTCTATGAGGTGCATGGCGCATGCACACTTGCCGCACCGTATGTGCATCAGCGCGCCATTGACTTGGGGTTTTGCCAGCCCCTGATGCGACACACCAGCGCGCACGAGGTGCGGGCGATGAAGGCGGCGGTTCTCACGTAA